The stretch of DNA ACACGTTCGCCGGGTTTTGGTTTGATTCCATAAACCGTAAACAACTCCCAAAGCTTGAGGTAAGCCCGCGAAGGCGGGTTCTTTTTGTCTTCGTTGAACCGAACTTCCCCTAATGGAAATAATGAGTTGGTTTCTGAAGAAGCAATCAGAGTGTTTTTATCAATGAGGGTCCAGGCGCCGATAGGCATATCCGGTAAGGGACCCAAGAAATTCATCACTCGAGGTTTCACTTTTAAAAGCTGATCTTGAATCAGTTGAGCGCGGCGATGTTGATCGGTGCTATAGACCGCCCACAATTTGCCACGTTCCTTAAGGGCTTTTCCGGCTTGAGAGACGGATTCAAAAGAAATGATTTCGGGATTCAGCCAAATGTTTTGGGCCCACACAGAGGTCTGTAAGGGCCCATCGGTTAGAACCAGCCCACCATAGGTGGCGCGGATGTTTTTCAGTTCCGCTTTGAGTTCGGGAAGAAATTGTTCGTTTGTTAAATAACCAATCACTATGCGGCTTTAGTTGCCACAGCTGGAGTCAGAAGTCCACGACTGTTCCAACAAGTGATCGCATCCCCCCAAAATTTTTCTTTCAATTTGATTTCATTCGGGTTGAATTTACATTTCGGAAAATCTTGCTTTTCAAAGTGCTCAGTAAATTGAGCTTCGTTGCAAGCTCTAACCACTTTCATCATCAGATTGAAGTGAACTTCAGAAAAAGGCTTGTTATCGACAAGCATTTTGCG from Bdellovibrio bacteriovorus encodes:
- a CDS encoding SAM-dependent methyltransferase, with amino-acid sequence MIGYLTNEQFLPELKAELKNIRATYGGLVLTDGPLQTSVWAQNIWLNPEIISFESVSQAGKALKERGKLWAVYSTDQHRRAQLIQDQLLKVKPRVMNFLGPLPDMPIGAWTLIDKNTLIASSETNSLFPLGEVRFNEDKKNPPSRAYLKLWELFTVYGIKPKPGERVVDFGSCPGGWTWVLQQVGCHVVSIDRAPLEPHIAALPRVEFKKTNAFNVKPEDIGAIDWFFSDIICYPEKLLELVQTWQSSGLCRNFVCTIKFQGKTDFETLRKFQDLPNSHVQHLYHNKHEVTVWIRTSSP